A stretch of Cellulosilyticum sp. I15G10I2 DNA encodes these proteins:
- a CDS encoding sigma-70 family RNA polymerase sigma factor, with product MEEQVAKYLRQRHVEGIDLLIDTYSNLIYGVIYSIFKNQMKDEDVEECYYDVVFTIWSKIDQYDSRKGVFKNWLISIVRFKAIDYLRKCRRLYRENKQETVGGQDDSAEDIVIGKEDEIAIKKMLHNLEEVDEQIFTWRYLEDLSIEEISVKLQMTPQAIYTRISRGKGKLRNWMGGRYDEKS from the coding sequence AAGAGCAAGTCGCTAAATACTTACGGCAAAGGCATGTTGAAGGAATTGATTTATTAATCGATACGTATAGCAACCTCATTTATGGTGTTATTTATAGTATTTTTAAGAATCAAATGAAAGATGAAGATGTTGAAGAGTGTTATTATGATGTTGTTTTTACTATTTGGAGTAAAATAGATCAATATGATTCGCGAAAAGGAGTTTTTAAAAATTGGCTTATTTCTATTGTAAGGTTTAAAGCTATTGATTACCTCAGAAAATGCAGAAGACTATATCGGGAAAACAAGCAGGAAACTGTAGGCGGACAAGATGATTCAGCAGAAGATATTGTTATAGGTAAAGAGGACGAGATAGCAATAAAAAAAATGCTTCATAATCTAGAGGAAGTAGATGAGCAGATTTTTACGTGGCGATATTTAGAAGATCTTTCTATTGAAGAAATAAGTGTAAAGCTGCAAATGACACCACAAGCTATTTATACGCGTATTTCTAGGGGGAAGGGTAAACTTAGGAACTGGATGGGAGGTAGGTATGATGAAAAAAGTTAA